One region of Cloacibacillus sp. An23 genomic DNA includes:
- the yfcE gene encoding phosphodiesterase, whose translation MSVYVIEDSKIGILSDTHGSLPAWRRALALFGPETRTVFHAGDVLYHGPRNSIPGGYTPADLAEAINDFYFDGGRVLISTGNCDAPVDMMVLKPEFRQIVSATWRGRKILMMHGDNFPLLRELALYNKVDLAISGHTHVGSLVREEGTIFLNPGSTTIPKGRDPESAAFATDEGIWIMTLDGEELHFERW comes from the coding sequence TTGTCCGTTTACGTCATAGAAGACAGTAAAATAGGTATTCTCTCGGACACGCACGGCAGCCTTCCGGCGTGGCGGCGGGCGCTCGCGCTTTTCGGCCCGGAGACGAGGACGGTGTTTCACGCAGGCGACGTGCTTTACCACGGGCCGCGCAACAGCATCCCGGGCGGCTATACGCCCGCCGACCTCGCCGAGGCGATAAACGATTTTTATTTCGACGGCGGCAGGGTGCTCATCTCAACGGGCAACTGCGACGCGCCGGTGGATATGATGGTGCTGAAGCCCGAGTTCCGTCAGATAGTGTCGGCGACGTGGCGCGGCAGGAAGATTCTCATGATGCACGGGGACAATTTCCCGCTGCTGCGCGAGCTGGCGCTTTACAATAAGGTTGATCTCGCGATATCCGGGCACACTCACGTCGGCTCGCTAGTGCGCGAGGAGGGGACGATTTTCCTCAACCCGGGCTCGACGACGATTCCGAAGGGGCGCGATCCCGAGAGCGCCGCTTTCGCAACGGACGAAGGCATTTGGATAATGACGCTGGACGGAGAGGAACTGCATTTTGAGAGGTGGTAA
- a CDS encoding DUF188 domain-containing protein produces MKIIVDADACPRGALASALSLAARFGVRLVTVAGFDHVIESPEHVTVGDGPQEADIKIINLAQSGDAVVTQDIGLAAAVLGKKCAALNPCGFEYREDTIAAALEEREIKAKHRRSGGRTKGPPKRTKEDDGRFAARLEQILRRTIKDHLE; encoded by the coding sequence TTGAAAATAATCGTAGATGCCGACGCATGCCCGCGCGGCGCGCTCGCCTCCGCGCTGTCTCTCGCCGCGCGCTTCGGCGTCAGGCTCGTCACCGTCGCCGGCTTCGACCACGTAATCGAATCGCCCGAGCACGTGACAGTCGGCGACGGCCCTCAGGAGGCCGACATAAAAATAATAAACCTTGCGCAGTCTGGCGACGCCGTCGTAACGCAGGACATCGGACTCGCCGCCGCGGTGCTCGGCAAAAAATGCGCCGCGCTCAATCCGTGCGGCTTCGAATACCGCGAGGATACGATAGCCGCCGCGCTCGAAGAACGCGAAATAAAGGCGAAGCACCGCCGCTCCGGCGGTCGCACCAAAGGCCCGCCGAAAAGGACGAAAGAAGACGACGGACGCTTCGCGGCGCGCCTCGAACAGATACTGCGCCGAACCATTAAAGATCACCTGGAGTAG
- a CDS encoding GAF domain-containing protein — translation MRGGKRRTAPVFRPRRFWPSALWVVFLAAGSVFSCVFDSFPFFTAFLVASFIGLNEAGRWPYKTNLVICAGSAVVVAVAGVFTWLEAASVFVLFFTISAYLFYFRDRARRVIPAFEDFASHVAQAPDYQSFIDRAWEELQNMAPDDAVFIILANREGGLYLPAHLGEQPRRLRRSGGTPWKVYASGKPMVVGRVSTAHDQPIDRDAASIVSVPVSAHGEKLGVLQLESASAGAFTQEDAAKLSLAAMIFGHELYMFETDDTPEGTDYDVD, via the coding sequence TTGAGAGGTGGTAAGCGCAGGACGGCGCCGGTCTTCAGGCCGCGCCGCTTTTGGCCCTCGGCGCTGTGGGTGGTTTTTCTCGCCGCGGGGTCGGTCTTCAGCTGCGTTTTCGACTCTTTTCCCTTTTTCACGGCGTTTCTGGTGGCCTCATTCATCGGACTGAACGAGGCGGGGCGGTGGCCTTATAAGACGAATCTCGTCATCTGCGCCGGCTCCGCCGTAGTCGTCGCTGTCGCCGGCGTTTTTACGTGGCTGGAGGCTGCGTCGGTATTCGTGCTGTTCTTTACTATCAGCGCCTATCTCTTTTATTTCAGGGACAGGGCGAGGCGAGTGATTCCGGCGTTTGAGGATTTCGCCTCGCACGTCGCGCAGGCTCCCGACTACCAGTCGTTCATCGACCGAGCGTGGGAGGAGCTTCAGAATATGGCGCCGGACGACGCCGTTTTTATAATTCTGGCGAACCGCGAAGGCGGGCTGTATCTCCCAGCGCATCTCGGCGAGCAGCCGCGCCGTCTGAGGCGGAGCGGAGGCACGCCGTGGAAGGTTTACGCCTCGGGCAAGCCGATGGTGGTCGGCCGCGTCTCTACGGCGCACGATCAGCCGATAGACCGCGACGCCGCGTCTATAGTTTCCGTTCCGGTTTCAGCGCACGGCGAAAAGCTCGGAGTGCTCCAGCTCGAGTCCGCGTCGGCCGGAGCCTTTACGCAGGAGGACGCGGCGAAACTTTCTCTCGCGGCGATGATTTTCGGCCACGAGCTTTATATGTTTGAAACAGACGATACGCCGGAGGGGACTGATTATGATGTTGATTGA
- a CDS encoding bifunctional UDP-4-keto-pentose/UDP-xylose synthase yields MRLFVTGINGFIGTHLLGAVLASTDWQVSGFDIASSNLAPYEGNAQFSFRRGDIFKDNEALEAEVIKSDVVIPLAGIAKPAYYVKKPVWTFELDFEQNLKMVRLCVKHNKRIIFPSTSEVYGMSAGEELKEDESPMTTGPVVKMRWIYSCAKQMMDRMIFAYGQEAGLQFTIFRPFDWIGPRLDTFRDAEERRARSVTQMLYDMIHRRKISLVNGGEQRRSFTWVGDGIEALMAIIRNDHNRGDNEIFNIGNPDNNYSIKETAAMLIDEAKQFPRFRWAAEATELEIIPSSVYYGKSYDDMQNRKPSVRKMESRFGWKPKTGMREALHRTIAWYAEQEAE; encoded by the coding sequence ATGAGACTGTTCGTAACGGGGATAAACGGATTTATCGGCACGCATCTGCTGGGGGCGGTGCTCGCTTCAACTGACTGGCAGGTGAGCGGCTTCGACATAGCGTCTTCGAACCTCGCGCCCTACGAGGGGAACGCGCAGTTCTCTTTCCGCCGCGGGGATATTTTCAAGGACAACGAGGCGCTGGAGGCCGAGGTAATAAAGTCGGATGTCGTCATTCCGCTCGCCGGAATAGCGAAGCCGGCCTATTACGTAAAAAAGCCGGTGTGGACGTTCGAGCTCGACTTCGAACAGAATCTCAAGATGGTTCGCCTCTGCGTGAAGCACAACAAGCGCATAATATTTCCATCGACCTCCGAGGTCTACGGCATGAGCGCGGGCGAGGAGCTAAAAGAGGACGAAAGCCCGATGACGACAGGCCCGGTCGTAAAGATGCGTTGGATATACAGCTGCGCTAAACAGATGATGGACCGCATGATATTCGCCTACGGGCAGGAGGCCGGGCTGCAGTTCACCATATTCCGCCCATTCGACTGGATCGGGCCGAGGCTCGACACATTCAGGGACGCGGAGGAACGCCGGGCGCGCTCCGTAACGCAAATGCTCTACGATATGATACACCGCCGCAAGATCTCGCTCGTCAACGGCGGAGAACAGCGCCGCAGCTTCACTTGGGTCGGCGACGGCATCGAAGCCCTCATGGCTATAATCCGCAACGACCACAACCGCGGCGACAACGAGATATTCAACATCGGCAACCCTGATAACAACTACTCGATAAAAGAGACGGCGGCTATGCTTATAGACGAAGCGAAGCAGTTCCCGCGCTTCCGCTGGGCCGCCGAGGCGACGGAGCTCGAGATAATCCCTTCCTCAGTATATTACGGCAAGAGTTACGACGACATGCAGAACCGCAAGCCCTCCGTCAGAAAGATGGAAAGCCGCTTCGGATGGAAACCGAAGACCGGGATGCGCGAGGCTCTGCACAGGACGATAGCGTGGTACGCCGAACAGGAAGCGGAGTAA
- a CDS encoding solute carrier family 23 protein, whose amino-acid sequence MARKQLVYGINDKPPLPILVLAGAQHVLTLFGATTLVPLVLGPAMGMTTAQMGAFIGCVYFGMGIATLIQTHPKLGSGLPIVQGSSFSFIPPIMTIIGAYKSMGPDVVMQYVGGSLIVGGVALSALGYGRLIGRIRKIITPVVIGPTIMAIGFSLAPTAIQFNAANYWPVSLLVVVLVFFFSLVSKNKYFNIFAVLGSIVIAYLLCLALSLAGVFAPGHAAYINLQSIIDAPWLRLNLFMPWGAPKFSGLAIGAIAAGFFCVMIESIGDYHNCSYAAGINDPTVPQINRGIGAEGMCCALSGILGSVGTTSYTENIGLIGLTGVASRYVVRAGAVILILLSLIGKLGALIATMPTPVIGGAYITLFGTIGALGIQNLMRADMGSQRNILIVGFSFLMALGLPGWVEPNQALFTGALGTTAGGMVWAVLKTPMAVAGVLAAICDNLIPGTTVERGIASGVEESQENVKRPRA is encoded by the coding sequence ATGGCGAGAAAGCAACTTGTTTACGGAATCAACGATAAGCCGCCGCTGCCGATACTCGTGCTTGCGGGGGCGCAGCATGTGCTGACGCTCTTCGGCGCGACTACGCTCGTGCCGCTCGTGCTCGGGCCGGCGATGGGGATGACTACGGCGCAGATGGGAGCGTTCATCGGCTGCGTCTACTTCGGCATGGGCATCGCTACGCTCATTCAGACGCATCCGAAGCTCGGCTCCGGGCTTCCGATAGTTCAGGGCTCGAGCTTCAGTTTCATACCGCCCATCATGACAATCATCGGCGCGTACAAGAGCATGGGGCCTGACGTCGTGATGCAGTACGTCGGCGGCTCGCTCATCGTCGGCGGCGTCGCGCTTTCGGCGCTCGGATACGGACGGCTCATCGGGCGTATACGCAAGATAATCACGCCGGTCGTCATCGGGCCGACTATCATGGCTATAGGCTTTTCGCTCGCGCCGACCGCCATCCAGTTCAACGCGGCGAATTACTGGCCCGTTTCGCTGCTGGTCGTCGTCCTCGTTTTTTTCTTCAGCCTCGTGAGCAAGAATAAATATTTCAACATCTTCGCCGTTCTCGGCTCGATAGTCATCGCCTATCTGCTCTGCCTCGCGCTGTCGCTCGCTGGCGTTTTCGCGCCGGGCCATGCGGCTTATATAAATCTCCAGAGCATCATCGACGCGCCGTGGCTTCGCCTGAATCTCTTCATGCCGTGGGGCGCGCCGAAATTCTCAGGCCTCGCCATCGGCGCTATCGCGGCGGGATTTTTCTGCGTGATGATAGAGTCCATCGGCGACTATCATAACTGCTCCTACGCCGCCGGCATCAACGATCCTACGGTGCCGCAGATCAACCGCGGCATAGGCGCGGAGGGCATGTGCTGCGCGCTCTCGGGAATCCTCGGCTCGGTCGGCACGACGTCGTACACGGAGAACATCGGGCTTATCGGGCTGACTGGCGTAGCAAGCCGTTACGTCGTGCGCGCCGGCGCCGTTATACTTATACTGCTGTCGCTTATAGGCAAGCTCGGCGCTCTCATAGCGACGATGCCGACGCCTGTCATCGGCGGCGCGTATATTACGCTCTTCGGCACGATAGGCGCGCTCGGCATTCAAAACCTTATGCGCGCCGACATGGGCAGCCAGCGCAACATACTCATAGTCGGCTTCTCGTTCCTTATGGCGCTCGGCCTGCCCGGATGGGTCGAGCCGAACCAGGCTCTCTTCACTGGCGCGCTCGGCACGACCGCCGGCGGCATGGTGTGGGCCGTGCTGAAGACTCCGATGGCTGTCGCTGGCGTCCTGGCTGCGATTTGTGACAACCTTATCCCCGGCACGACGGTTGAGCGCGGCATAGCCTCAGGCGTCGAAGAGTCGCAGGAGAACGTGAAGCGTCCGCGCGCGTAA
- a CDS encoding gamma-glutamyl-gamma-aminobutyrate hydrolase family protein, translating into MKRRPLIGVPTLPFQRRWADMQLEDMGGEELQYFWLLSRLTEKIICAVRTAGGLPLPLTPTEDERETAKLASRLDGFVFAGGHDIAPSFYGEENAGSHAPDLARDHFETALCRAALERDKPLLGICRGCQLLNVVLGGALIQDMPSVDEKWKLHNRPDVTRGYVHDVKILSPWLFPSRNGGAMLVNSMHHQAIGRLSKRLQAAAVTDDGVVEAVIAPAYRWAVGVQWHPECLADDDAVQAEIFRMLVDKARN; encoded by the coding sequence ATGAAAAGGCGGCCGCTTATCGGCGTCCCGACCCTGCCGTTTCAGCGCCGCTGGGCGGACATGCAGCTCGAGGACATGGGCGGCGAGGAACTGCAATATTTCTGGCTCCTGTCGCGCCTCACCGAAAAGATAATCTGCGCCGTGCGCACCGCCGGCGGCCTGCCGCTGCCGCTCACGCCGACGGAGGACGAACGCGAGACGGCGAAGCTAGCCTCAAGGCTTGACGGCTTCGTATTCGCCGGAGGGCACGACATCGCGCCATCATTCTACGGCGAGGAAAACGCCGGAAGCCACGCGCCCGACCTCGCGCGCGATCACTTCGAGACGGCGCTCTGCCGCGCCGCGCTCGAGCGCGACAAGCCGCTGCTCGGGATATGCCGCGGCTGCCAGCTGCTCAACGTCGTACTCGGCGGCGCGTTGATACAGGACATGCCGTCGGTTGACGAAAAGTGGAAGCTGCACAATCGTCCGGACGTTACGCGCGGCTACGTCCACGACGTAAAAATACTTTCGCCGTGGCTCTTCCCGAGCCGCAATGGAGGAGCCATGCTCGTCAACTCAATGCACCATCAGGCGATCGGCCGGCTCTCGAAGCGCCTGCAGGCCGCAGCCGTAACAGACGACGGCGTAGTAGAGGCCGTCATCGCCCCGGCGTACCGCTGGGCCGTCGGCGTACAGTGGCATCCGGAATGCCTGGCCGACGACGACGCGGTGCAGGCAGAGATATTCCGCATGCTCGTAGACAAGGCGAGGAATTAG